Genomic window (Streptomyces cadmiisoli):
TCCGACGTCCTCAACCGGGCGGGCACGGCCCTGCTCCTGCCCCGTCTGCTGGACTCCCTCATGGGGTGCGCCATCGCTATCGTGGCCGGCTACCTGCTCTGGCCGGAGAGCTGGCACGTCCGGGTGGGCGACCGGCTGGCCGACGCGGTCGCCGACACCGCCCGCTACGTGGAGGCCGCGTTCGGGGACACCACCGACCCCGTGGCCCACGCCCGGATGCGCCGCCGCCTCTACCGCGACCTGTCCGGCATCCGTACGGAGTTCCAGCGGGCCCTGACCGAGCCGCCGCCCACCGGCCGCCGGGCCGCGGCCTGGTGGCCGCTGGTCGTCGCGGTGGAACGCATCGTGGACGCGACGACGGCGGCCCGGGTCCGTGTCGGGCACGGAGCCGCGCCGCCGTCGGAGGCGGAGATCGATCAGGTCGCCCTGCAACTGCGGGAGCTGTCCGAGGGCGTCCGCGAGGCCGAGGTGCTGGTACCGGTGCGCAGCGACCTCACGGGCCCTTCCGGCAGTGTGCTGGAACCCCTCCGCCAGGAGGTGGCCGCGGCCCGGGCCATCGCGTCACCGCGCTGACCGTGCCGCGGCCGGGACCGCCGCGTCGGCTCAGACGCCGATGTCGCTGCCGTCCTTGCGCCACACGGCCACCACGGCGGGCCGCACGATCCGGCCCGGACCGTCGGGCCACGTGCTCGCCGGCTTCTCCACGGTCGCGCCGCTGATCTCGCCCGGGTGCTGCACGGCCACCAGCACACGCCGGTCCTGGACCAGCGGACCGCAGGTCTCCGCGCCGATCGGCACGGTCAGGAACTGCTTCAGCTCACCCCGCCGGTCACCGCGGGTGGCCACACCGAAGAGTCCGTCGTGCGAACCCAGCTGGGCGCCGTCGGTGGAGATCCACAGGTTGCCGTGGTTGTCGAAGGCCACGTTGTCCGGGCAGGAGATCGGGCTGACGTCGTCCTTCGGGAACCCGGCGAAGTAGGTGGCCGGGTCCTCGGGGTCGCCGGCGACCAGGAACAGCGTCCAGGCGAACCGGGTGCTCTCGGCGCGGTTCCAGCGCTCGGTCAGCTCCAGGATGTGCCCGTGCTTGTTGGCGTTGCGCGGGTTGGCCTCGTCCGCCTTGGCGTTCGCACCGACACCGCGGTTCGTGTTGTTGGTGAGGGCGACGTACACCTTGCCGGTGTGCGGGTTGGGCTCGATGTCCTCGGGACGGTCCATCTTCGTCGCGCCCACCTTGTCGCCGGCGAGCCGCGTGAAGACGAACACCTCGTCGGCCGTCATGCCCTCGACGTGGCTGACGGCGCCGCGCGAGGTGGCGGTGGCCAGCGGGATCCACTCGCCGGAGCCGTCGAACTCGCCGTCCTTCGGCAGCTTGCCGGTGCCGTCGATCTCGATGGCCGGGGAGTCACCGGTCAGCTTGGCGACGTACAGCGTGCCCTCGTCGAGCAGCGACAGGTTGTGCTCCCGCACCGCCCGGCTCGAACCCTTCTTCATCCGCTTGCTGCCGACGAACTTGTAGAAGTAGTCGAAGCGCTCGTCGTCACCGGAGTAGACGACCGGGCGGCCGTCGTCCGTCAGGCGCACGGTCGCGCCCTCGTGCTTGAAGCGGCCCAGCGCGGTGTGCTTGCGCGGCGTGGAGTCCGGGTCGTACGGGTCGAGCTCGACGACGTAGCCGTGGCGGTGCACCTCGTTGGGCTCCTGCGCGACGTCGA
Coding sequences:
- a CDS encoding PhoX family protein encodes the protein MRNLLPIIRTNDSHPGGRSAMTCRFRCGDACFHEVPNTTANPYVGDVIAGALSRRSVMRAAAVVTATAAAGTALSVAAAPQAEAAPAAGRHKPGSKGARGLRFEPVAPNTNDVVTIPEGYAQDVVIRWGEPILRGAPAFDPEKQTAKAQAGQFGYNNDFIALLPLPGEHNRQILVANHEYTDEVLMFRGYDAANPTREQVEIAWAAHGLSAVVVEGEHRTGRLTPVSRHPLNRRVTATTEFRLTGPAAGSDLLKTSADPTGRKVLGTLNNCAGGTTPWGTTLHGEENFNQYFANASRDTDKRYGIGTGATERKWERFDKRFDVAQEPNEVHRHGYVVELDPYDPDSTPRKHTALGRFKHEGATVRLTDDGRPVVYSGDDERFDYFYKFVGSKRMKKGSSRAVREHNLSLLDEGTLYVAKLTGDSPAIEIDGTGKLPKDGEFDGSGEWIPLATATSRGAVSHVEGMTADEVFVFTRLAGDKVGATKMDRPEDIEPNPHTGKVYVALTNNTNRGVGANAKADEANPRNANKHGHILELTERWNRAESTRFAWTLFLVAGDPEDPATYFAGFPKDDVSPISCPDNVAFDNHGNLWISTDGAQLGSHDGLFGVATRGDRRGELKQFLTVPIGAETCGPLVQDRRVLVAVQHPGEISGATVEKPASTWPDGPGRIVRPAVVAVWRKDGSDIGV